The Pseudomonas cucumis sequence CGCGACAAGATTCGTCGCGCCCTGGCGCTGTTGGAGGCCGATGCGATTGCCGAGCTGACCAGCCATTTCGATGTGGCGGCGATCAGTGTGGCCTGTGCCTTGGGTTACCTGGATCTGCGCCATCCGGATCTGGAATGGCGCAAAGAGAATCCGAAGCTGGCGCAGTGGTATTTCGAAGTGAGTCAGCGGCCTTCGATGATTGCGACGATGCCCAAGGTTTAGATATTCGCTGGCTGTACCGGCCTCTTCGCGAGCAGGCTCGCTCCCACATTTAATCTTTGGTGTGCACAACTTTTGTGTTCACTGGAGATCTTTTGTGGGAGCGAGCCTGCTCGCGATGGCACCACATCGGATCCAACGGAAACAACCCGGCAATCCGCGTCGCCAACACCTCTCCCACCCGCTGATCCTCGCGCAACCCCAATGACCGGCTCATTCCACGGCTCCAGTATCAAAGGCCAAAGGTTTCGCGGTTTTCTGCCCGATCCCGTACCAGTCCAGCTTGCGGGTCAGCACCATGAACACACCCAGCAGCCCGAACAACAGCAGCGAGCCCATCAACAGCGCGTAATCCTCGGCGCTCAGCAAGCCATAGAGCAGGCCATACAACGCCGCCAACCCCGCCGAAAAACTCAACCCGTGATGCACGCTGCGCAGCACATGGCAGACATAGAAGCCGATCAACAACACACAGCCACTCGCCGACAGCAGATACGCCAGGGCAAAACCGATATGTTCGGACAGCGACAACAGCAACAGGTAGAAGAACGCCAGTGCCACGCCGACCAGCGCGTATTGCACCGGGTGTACCGCCAGGCTTTTCAGCACTTCGAAGAGGAAGAAACCGGCGAAGGTCAGAACGATGAACAGCAGCGCATATTTGATCGCCCGGTCGCTTTTCAGGTACTGGTCCACCGGGTCGATGAAACTCACGCCGAAGCTGCGACCGTTGAACGCCTCGCACTGGCCGCCAAACACGCAACTGTTCAACGCCTCTTGCAGGTTGGTGGAGAAAAACGAGGTCTGCCAATTGGCCGTGAATCCCTGATCAGACACTTCACGCTGGGCCGGCAGGTAGTTGCCGATGAAGCTGGGATGAGGCCAGTTGGCGGCCAGTGAAACCTTGCTGGTCTTGCCCACCGGGAGAATCTGCAACTGGCCGGTGCCTTGCAGACGCAAGTCGAAACCGAAGGCCAGTTCCGTGGCCTGTTGGGTGTCCAGCGCTGGCAGCGTCACATGCACCCCCTCGCCCAGCCAGCCCACTTGGCTGCCCGGTACAAAATCCAGCTTCTGCCCATTGAGTTCGAGTTTCAGGGCATTCTCGATGCCGCGAATGTCGCTGATGCCGACAGCCAGGAACGGCTGATCGAAGCGGTAATCAGCGAAGTCTTCCTTGATGC is a genomic window containing:
- the creD gene encoding cell envelope integrity protein CreD, giving the protein MNRSLTLKLGAIALLILLLLIPLLMINGVIQERQQLRDGVLEDIARSSSYSQQLSGPLMVVPYRKTVRTWKTNEKTNQRYQDVGEERGRLYFLPERFELDGQVQTELRARGIYEARLFHADNRISGHFSVPAQLGIKEDFADYRFDQPFLAVGISDIRGIENALKLELNGQKLDFVPGSQVGWLGEGVHVTLPALDTQQATELAFGFDLRLQGTGQLQILPVGKTSKVSLAANWPHPSFIGNYLPAQREVSDQGFTANWQTSFFSTNLQEALNSCVFGGQCEAFNGRSFGVSFIDPVDQYLKSDRAIKYALLFIVLTFAGFFLFEVLKSLAVHPVQYALVGVALAFFYLLLLSLSEHIGFALAYLLSASGCVLLIGFYVCHVLRSVHHGLSFSAGLAALYGLLYGLLSAEDYALLMGSLLLFGLLGVFMVLTRKLDWYGIGQKTAKPLAFDTGAVE